A genome region from Chiroxiphia lanceolata isolate bChiLan1 chromosome 5, bChiLan1.pri, whole genome shotgun sequence includes the following:
- the MAFF gene encoding transcription factor MafF isoform X3: MAADGLSSKALKVKRELGENTPLLSDEELMGLSVRELNHHLRGLSKEEVARLKQRRRTLKNRGYAASCRVKRVCQKEELQKQKMELEWEVDKLARENAAMRLELDTLRGKYEALQGFARTVATHGPTAKVATASVITIVKSGTNQAAYS, translated from the exons ATGGCTGCAGACGGGCTCTCCAGTAAGGCCTTGAAG GTGAAGCGGGAGCTGGGGGAAAACACGCCGCTGCTGTCGGATGAGGAGCTGATGGGGCTCTCAGTGCGGGAGCTCAACCACCACCTGCGGGGCCTCTCCAAGGAGGAGGTGGCGAGGCTGAAGCAGCGCCGTCGGACGCTGAAGAACCGGGGTTACGCTGCCAGCTGTCGGGTGAAGCGTGTCTGCcagaaggaagagctgcagaaacagaagaTGGAGCTGGAGTGGGAGGTGGACAAGCTGGCCCGGGAGAACGCTGCCATGCGCCTGGAGCTCGACACTCTCCGTGGCAAGTACGAGGCCCTGCAGGGCTTCGCCCGCACTGTGGCCACTCATGGGCCCACTGCCAAGGTGGCCACCGCCAGCGTCATCACCATCGTCAAGTCCGGCACCAACCAGGCTGCCTACTCCTAG
- the MAFF gene encoding transcription factor MafF isoform X1, with product MNEKNPRVSNRGERGWSRRPTPRPAPAPRHRRSRQGQREGTMAADGLSSKALKVKRELGENTPLLSDEELMGLSVRELNHHLRGLSKEEVARLKQRRRTLKNRGYAASCRVKRVCQKEELQKQKMELEWEVDKLARENAAMRLELDTLRGKYEALQGFARTVATHGPTAKVATASVITIVKSGTNQAAYS from the exons ATGAATGAAAAGAATCCGCGGGTGAGTAATCGTggggagcggggctggagcCGCCGCCCGACACCCCGACCGGCACCGGCCCCGCGGCACCGCCGCAGCCGCCAG GGCCAGCGTGAGGGAACGATGGCTGCAGACGGGCTCTCCAGTAAGGCCTTGAAG GTGAAGCGGGAGCTGGGGGAAAACACGCCGCTGCTGTCGGATGAGGAGCTGATGGGGCTCTCAGTGCGGGAGCTCAACCACCACCTGCGGGGCCTCTCCAAGGAGGAGGTGGCGAGGCTGAAGCAGCGCCGTCGGACGCTGAAGAACCGGGGTTACGCTGCCAGCTGTCGGGTGAAGCGTGTCTGCcagaaggaagagctgcagaaacagaagaTGGAGCTGGAGTGGGAGGTGGACAAGCTGGCCCGGGAGAACGCTGCCATGCGCCTGGAGCTCGACACTCTCCGTGGCAAGTACGAGGCCCTGCAGGGCTTCGCCCGCACTGTGGCCACTCATGGGCCCACTGCCAAGGTGGCCACCGCCAGCGTCATCACCATCGTCAAGTCCGGCACCAACCAGGCTGCCTACTCCTAG
- the MAFF gene encoding transcription factor MafF isoform X2 — protein MNEKNPRGQREGTMAADGLSSKALKVKRELGENTPLLSDEELMGLSVRELNHHLRGLSKEEVARLKQRRRTLKNRGYAASCRVKRVCQKEELQKQKMELEWEVDKLARENAAMRLELDTLRGKYEALQGFARTVATHGPTAKVATASVITIVKSGTNQAAYS, from the exons ATGAATGAAAAGAATCCGCGG GGCCAGCGTGAGGGAACGATGGCTGCAGACGGGCTCTCCAGTAAGGCCTTGAAG GTGAAGCGGGAGCTGGGGGAAAACACGCCGCTGCTGTCGGATGAGGAGCTGATGGGGCTCTCAGTGCGGGAGCTCAACCACCACCTGCGGGGCCTCTCCAAGGAGGAGGTGGCGAGGCTGAAGCAGCGCCGTCGGACGCTGAAGAACCGGGGTTACGCTGCCAGCTGTCGGGTGAAGCGTGTCTGCcagaaggaagagctgcagaaacagaagaTGGAGCTGGAGTGGGAGGTGGACAAGCTGGCCCGGGAGAACGCTGCCATGCGCCTGGAGCTCGACACTCTCCGTGGCAAGTACGAGGCCCTGCAGGGCTTCGCCCGCACTGTGGCCACTCATGGGCCCACTGCCAAGGTGGCCACCGCCAGCGTCATCACCATCGTCAAGTCCGGCACCAACCAGGCTGCCTACTCCTAG